tgaACTTCCGGCTTTAAATAAAAGCCGCCATATTGGATGGCCTAAGAGGCGCTCTAGCCGTAGCTTCTCCGTGGTGGAAGAGGCCGCACGGTACCACGCGCGAGAAATAAAGGCGTGAAGGAATGGCGGAAGTCGCGACCAGAACACCGGCTGCAAAGTCGtgtaatatacacacacacactattacgtATAAGCAAGCACAGAAAAGAACGGTGTGTGTGGTCTTTTCCTTTTAATATCTGAGGGGAGGGGGCGGCAGAGAGGGCGCAGCCTGAGAACTACGACTCCCACAACGCATCGCGCGGCAGCCGCCATCTTTTGCCAACCCGCTCAAACTTTTCCCTCCCCGGTTAGGCACCGGCTTAGGCAGCCCGTTCCCGAGGTCCTCGGAGCGGGGTCTCTTTGCCGCGGTGGATTGTGggcctttctctttcctcctcggGATCGTCGGACGGCACGATGGGTGAGTGGCTCCGAGTCGGGGGCGCCACGTTATCCCAGTGGGAGcggcggggagagagaggagaccccGCGGGCCCCTGATATGCAGGGGGAATGGTGCCCCTCCCCCTTCAGCCCTTTCTAGAGCTGTCGCCGCCCGATCCTTTGAGATGTTAGGCGCACGGCCGCCTCCGGCCGGCGCAGGCCTCGGAAGTCGCGCACGCGGCTAGTGATGACTGGTGGGACTTGATGCCGCAAGATGCGGCGTTGCCTGCTAATTAAAAAGTGCGCGTAGAAAGGTCAGTCAGCGGCTAGGAGGAAGGCTGGGGAATGCTTCAACTCAGTGAACTCTAGTTGTCCACTGTAAGGAATAAGGCAGTGGAATAATTTAAGGCTTGAGGGATCAGCCCCCCCTTGAAGTGCATGGCTGTATGAATCaaagtataaaaataaaagaataggAAATATTTCTTTGCAGGGGAAATGCCAATCGTTAAACTGTCATGCCTGCGAATTATTATTTGAATGGAAGAGGTGTGCAGCAGACATATCTGCGAAATGCCATATAAACTTCCACCAGGATTACATGTGTTACTGCATGGAGTATCCTGGATGAACTATTGGGGAGCTGAGGTTTGCAGCTCAGCTAACTATAGATAGTTTGCAAGATGGGCACCAAGTTCCAGGTCCTGTAGTTCAAAAACTCATGTTGTGATCAGAATGAATCTAGAAATGTTGTGTGTGGTTTACATGCAGATATTTGGTTCTAAAGTTGTTTGGAGTTAttttcttctttgaattttgAATACTTAGGGCCAGTATATATTGCAGAAGGAAGTCAGGATGGAACTCCAAAAGTACTAAGGATCACTACACATGCATATAGGGTTTTGAGGGTCACTATGCAGTAATGTGAACTATTCTCATTGACCAGGAGAAATATCCATCCATAAGTATGTGGTATATAAGGTGTAAATCACAGACCACCCTATTTCCAGGTTTTATTGGCTACCATGAAGGCTTTAAAAACGATTGTGcaagaaaaaaaagatttggtATTAGAAAGTGTTCCATAAGTTTACAGTGTGGTTCCAAATCTAAAGACAAAAAATGGGTATTGTGAATTCTGTCACACTGCAGATAGGGGGTACTAGAGTGAATTGAAGTACATGGTGGTTGGTAGTTGTATGAACTTAGGCACATGTCTTCAGTAACCTCTAATGTACTGTTTTCTAGGCAAGTGTCGCGGACTTCGTACTGCCAGGAAGTTGCGCAGTCACCGACGTGATCAGAAGTGGCATGACAAACAATACAAGAAGGCCCATCTGGGCACTGCTTTGAAAGCCAACCCTTTTGGGGGAGCTTCCCATGCCAAAGGAATTGTCCTGGAAAAAGTGTGAGTTTCATCAAAAACATGTATAGTGTGTTCATTTGCATCCGCCAGATTTCCTGTAAAGAATTTCATACTGCAGAGCAGTACTGGTGGCATAAATACAATCTAAATTGATACACAAGACAGGGGAGCACTGTCAACATTTGCCTATTTCTTGCATCTGGAAATTAGTGATTTAATTTATTCTGACCCTTAATAAATTTCAAGCTTGAGCCAGTCCAGGGATTAACTGATTTGTCAGTAGTAGGTGTTTCTACAAATAACAAATACTCGACTGTTTAGTTAGTCTTTTCATTTCATACATATTCCATTTAGGTATTTTAACTCTTAAGGAAAAAAGTAAGATATAAAACTTACAAAGCTTGAAGTAGAGTTGACAGTTTGGGTCATCTACtgacgcgggtagtgctgtggtctaaactactgagcctcttgggcttgctgatcagaaggtcagtggttcgaatccccacgacggggttagctcccgttgctcagtcccagctcctgccaacctagcagttcgaaagcatatcaaagtgcaagtagataaataggtgccgctctggcgggaaggtaaatggcatttccgttcgctgctgtggtttcggtgttccgttgcaccagaagcagcttagtcatgctggccacatgacccagaaaaactgtctgcggacaaacgccggctcccttggcctgtaaagcaagatgagcaccgcaaccccagagtcgtctgtgactggacttaactgtcaagggtcctttaccttttattgaaagattaacagcacaatcctattaaTATCTTGTTCTCATCTAAACACAGTGAATTCAAGCTGTTCATACAAAAACAATTGATACTTTCAATGGCTCTATTTAGTTTGAGGGACTTTTGTGAAATATATCTGCTTAGAGTCAAAGTTCTGATGAATGTAGTGTTTTTACTGTACTAGGTGAGACAGTTGTACTAAATATACAGTGtctatttcttcctttttctgtgtTAGTGGCGTGGAGGCTAAGCAGCCAAATTCTGCCATCAGGAAGTGTGTCCGAGTCCAGCTGATCaagaatggcaaaaaaataaCAGCATTTGTTCCTAACGATGGTTGTTTGAACTTCATTGAGGTAATTTatcaaaaaaaaacaccctaataaaacaatatgcaaaaaaaTACTCCACCCAGTTTTTACTAGTATGTATTGCTGCTCTGTGTAGTAGAAACAGGGACGATATTGCAATATTATTGTGATTTAAAGCTTTGTAATTTAATTTTATGGTGGTGACTGTAGGATAATATTTCGCACTTGAACTTGGTTTCTAAGAATCCACACTTTTCTTAAGAATGGTGATAAATGCATCTCAGCAGTTCAGGAAAAGAGATACCCCTATCCAGGGTAGATCTTGCTAATAGGGCTGCAGGCTTTGCCAGTGAACAGGGTGGAGAATTTGGTTGGCTATAATGTTTGAGATTTGCAAACTCCTTATTTGCAGCGAGAAAAtaattgatttgttttgttttaattccagGAGAACGATGAAGTCCTGGTTGCTGGCTTTGGTCGGAAAGGTCACGCTGTTGGTGACATTCCAGGAGTTCGTTTCAAGGTCGTCAAAGTAGCAAATGTTTCTCTGTTAGCCTTGTACAAAGGCAAAAAGGAGAGACCTCGGTCATAAAGTTATGTTGTTATCAAGATGATCAATAAAGTTTTCTTCTAAGAAATacctttgtggtttttaaaaaagtggttttGGCATTATACGTAGATTGTTTAGAAATGAAAGTTCAACATCTCTAATACCTTTTCTTTAATTAAGTCATTATTGGGCTATGGGTAGGTACATCCTGCAAGGGTCCCAAGTTTTGTTTAGCAGAGCTTAAGAAAGATGGTCTTGAAATATGTtttatttccaaaacaaaattTTTATCTCTCTAGTTCTAGGGTTTGAGGCATTTGTTTTATGGTAGGAGGCATAACTTGATTAAATACTGCCATAAAGTTTGTATTCCAAATAACATAGCTCCTGTTTAATTCTGAGCATCAGTGATGATCAGACAATGGGTCTATCTAGTTAAGCTTCCAGTTTCTAACTACTTCACTTGAAGCACACTCAGATAACAAGTTAACTTACCACTATGGGAACACTTGTGTTTACATTTTTCACTTGCTTTGCACACCTGCATTTGAATAAAGTTATAGGTAACTTTTTAAGATCTCATGTATCTGGCATTCGTTTTCACTGTTTGGTCAAATGAAAGGAATTGCTTTATTTACTCTGCCACAGATATTTCCATTAGTTGGCTCTTCCCAGGTCTCCAAAACAAATATCTCAACAGTTTTTCACTTAACACAAGAGTCCTGCatgatcagaccaaagacctaagtccagtatcctgttctcacagtgaccaaccaagtGCGTATGTGGAATCCCATAAGCCAGAGAGCAATGTACCCCTCAAACTGCTAGCTGGGGAAATGCAGTAATGGCACAGGCCATTTTTAAAACAGTATGCTAACCAAGGAGAACGTTTTAAGAAGAACCTATGCATAGTGATATTTGTTTGGATCCATACTATCATGCCTGAAGCCATAATATGTTCTGTGTCTTTTGGGGATGATACTTGCAGATAAAGTAGTATCTTTATAGATGAAGTAGCATCTGGGGCTCACTACCAGTCTTCtgtgtttcgatgtagctgcagaTGTCCATGGATAAATGGAAACAGCTCTGATTCTCTAGCAAACATATATAGAAAACCCTTGTGCCTTTCAACCTTCAACCAATCAAAACAGAAGCGCCaagtcccctccccacccacccctgccataAAAGGATTTTTGCTAACCATTTTCTGAGACCCTTGTCAGCTCTTGGTTTCTAGCCTGTTAGGTAGCTTGAGGTTTCTATTCTTTGCCACCACAACCAGCTGCCCTGAAAAAGCACCCCCAAACTCCTCTAAGAATAAAAGGCACCAAAACTCCTGTTTATATTACTGCATTTTGGGGTTTCCAAATCCTGTAACATTTGCAGAAGCAAAACCATTAGATCATAACAAGTAGCATTTATGTGAGCTGCCAGCTGGCCCAGGAATCCTTTGCTTCAGAAAAGTGCAGGGAGTCTGAGCCTGGCAACCAATTTTAATATTAGTCTCAAAAGATTACTCTAAACCTCTTGCTGATTACCTGGATGTGTGTGTATCTCTACATATAAATTTTAGGATTCCCCAACACCCATATTTCCAGCAAAAAGCAATGGGGAGTTTTAATAGGGTGCTGGAAATAAGAGAAGAGCATGTTGTTCCAGATTTGGCAACGCTGAGGAGGAAATGTTAAGTATGTGAAGCTTATATCCTGCTTCACGGATACAATCGGTATATTGATGGCAAGAGTTAGTACACTTCCAAAGAACAGAGTAAATCAGCTTACGCTTTCAGTCTCTCGAGTAAATGTATCTTCTAATGCAATTTATGAAGAGGCTGCTCTTACTGTTGCTATA
This genomic stretch from Podarcis muralis chromosome 11, rPodMur119.hap1.1, whole genome shotgun sequence harbors:
- the LOC114606507 gene encoding small ribosomal subunit protein uS12, which translates into the protein MGKCRGLRTARKLRSHRRDQKWHDKQYKKAHLGTALKANPFGGASHAKGIVLEKVGVEAKQPNSAIRKCVRVQLIKNGKKITAFVPNDGCLNFIEENDEVLVAGFGRKGHAVGDIPGVRFKVVKVANVSLLALYKGKKERPRS